The genomic region AATCGCGTCTGGTTGAAGATGGCGACTTCCCCGCGGGTTTTTTTGCGTTGCTTATCGTAGGGCAAGAGTTCGCCGGCGAAAAAACCTCGGGTGTTGGGGGTTAGATAACGGAATTCCAGCCCGGCCATGAATCCCCGCTGCGATAGGACGCGCGGGGTGAAGGTCAGGTCGTAGTTGGGCGCCAGATTGAAGTAATAGGGGAGGGAAAAATCGATTCCGCTGGTATCCGAACGGCCGAAAGACGGGGGTAAAAAGCCGGTGATGCGGCGGTCGTCGATCGGATAACCGAAAAAGGGTGAATATAAGAACGGCACGTGCATGAATTCGAGCCACACGTGATGACCGGCGGCCTTGCCGGTATCCCGATTGATGCGCAGGTCCTTGGCGTGCAGGACCCAATCCTCGGAGCCGATCGGGCACGTGGTATAGGCGACTTCGTGGTGGCGCGACAAGGCTTCGCTCTCGAAGCGGCTGCGGGCGGTGGTGCCGCGGGCCGGGGTGTTGCCAAGCACGAAATGGGTCCGGTCGAGCTTGGCCTTGTCGTGCTGCACATCCAGCCAGGCGCTGTCGCTGGCGAATACATAGCCGGCTTCTTCGTAAATCACGTTGCCCCAGGCGTTGAGGATCTGGGGATCGCGATCGTAGGACAAGGCGTCGGACCAAAGTCGCTGCGGACCCCGTTCCGCTTTGACGTTGCCGGAGAAATACAATAGACCTTCGCCTAAGGATTGACTGAAATCGGCCTCCAAATCCATAGGCAGACCGCGCCGGCTCGGGGCGGCTGCGAGTCCCGGCAGCGTGGCGTTGCGTCCCTGGCAATACGCCGGCCAGGGATCTTCCGGGAGGATTTGGGTGAGGCGCCAAAACATTTGTTCGTCCAGGGAGGAGAAGGTCGGGGACAATTCGTACCAGCCGCGCTGGCGACTCGCCACCAGCCGGGGTTTGCCCCCGGGGTCGGTGCCGATCAGTTTGCACCGCCAGTCGTCGCTTTCCGGATCGGATTCGCAGGTCCAGCCTTCCGAATCCGCTTGGCTCACTGCCGGCGGTGCCTGGGGCATTGCGGGCACTTGGCCGACGCGGATTTCAGGACCCGAGGCGGGTTCCGGCGCTGAAACGGCGGCGGTCTCGGATGGCGAAGGCGCTTCCCGAGGCAGGGGTTCGCTCACGGCGGGTTCGGTCGGTTGGGGCTTTTCCCCCTTGGTTACGCAGATCCATTCATCGCCCGAGAGACGGCAGTCCCACTCGGATACATTTGCGCCGGCGCCAATCTGAGGCAGAATGATCAGACAGGCCAGCAAAGCCAGCGGCAGGGTAAATCTCCCCGTAAGTTGGGACGGCATCGTGGAATGATCGGTTTGGTCTTATTAGAGTTGCTGGAGACGGTTAGACGGTAGCGAAAAATGAAGTCGGCATTTTAACATGGAGAAAAGCAGGGTGAGACCGGGGAATCGCGAGGCGGCGAGACGGGAAAACGGGGATGAGCGGACCCGAGAACTTCTGACCTGGATTCAGAGTGACTTGGAATTGGAGGTGAAATCTTGGGAACCGGTGGCGGGCGATGCCAGCGCACGCCGCTATTTTCGGGTACTGACGCCGGATCGGTCGTGGATCGTCATGGACGCGCCTTCGGACCGAACCCTCCCTCATTTCGTGGCGGTGGCGGCGCTGTTGCGGGATGCCGGGATACGGGTGCCGCAGATCCATGCCCGGCGGATCGACGAGGGTTTTTTGCTCCTGGAGGATTTCGGCGATACCACCTATTTTCGGGCGCTGGATCGAGATCGAGTGGAGAAGTTGTACGGCGATGCCCTGACCGCCCTGTTTCGTCTTCAGACTCGCATCGACCCTGGCGATTGCGATCTCCCCCCCTATGACGACAGCTTGCTTCGGCGCGAATTGGAAATTTTTCGCGACTGGTTGTTGACGCGCTGGTTAAAGGTCAGCGTGCCTGAGGCAATCTGGCATTCCACCGTCGAAGGGCTGGTGGCCAGCGCCTTGGAGCAACCCCGGGTCTGCGTCCACCGGGACTATCACAGCCGCAATCTCATGGTGCTCCCCGGGCATGGTCCCGGTGTGCTGGATTTCCAGGATGCGGTGGTAGGGCCGGTGACCTACGATGTGGTATCCCTTCTGCGGGACTGCTATCTGGCCTGGCCCGGCCCGCAAGTGGCGCGTTGGCGGGAGAACTACCGCCAGCGACTGGCGACCGCCGGGATCGATATTTCACCGCCGCAGTGGCGTCGCTGGTTCGATCGCATGGGCGCCCAGCGCCATCTCAAGGCGGCCGGCATATTTGCCCGTTTGTGGTTGCGCGACGGGCGGCCCGGCTATCTCAAGGAAATTCCCCGAACCCTCGACTATATCGTCGACGTGGGGCGCGAAGATAAAGAATTGCAGGCCTTGGGCGACTATTTGAACCGGGAGATACTGCCCCGAGTCGGGCAAAGGATAAGCCCATGAAAGCGATGATTCTGGCCGCCGGCCGCGGCGAGCGACTGCGGCCCTTGACCGATACGACTCCCAAACCGCTTCTCGAAGCGGGGGGCAGACCCCTGATCGTGCGCATGATCGAGCAGTTGGTCGCGGCCGGGATGACGGATCTGGTGATCAACCTGGGATACCGGGGCCGTCAGATTCAGGAAACCTTGGGAGGAGGCGATGCCTGGGGGGCGCGCATCGTCTATTCCCGTGAACCCGAAGCCGCGCTCGACACGGGGGGCGGTATCTTCAAAGCGCTTCCCCATTTGAGCGATCCCTGCCTGGTGGTGAACGGCGATGTGGCCACGGATTTTCCTTTCGCCGAACTGCCTCGGAATCCGCGCGGTCTGGCGCATTTGGTGCTGGTGCCCAATCCGCCGCATCATCCCGGCGGCGATTTCGCCCTGCGGGAAGGACGCGTGCTTCCCTCGGGTGTTTCCGAACCGACCTATACCTTTAGCGGAATCGGGATTTACAGCCACGCGCTTTTTTGCCATTGTCGACCGGGGCGTTTTGCCCTGGCGCCTTTGCTTCGTCGGGGGATTGCGGAAGGAAGCGTGAGTGGGCAATTGTATCGCGGATTTTGGAGCGATATCGGGACGCCGGAAAGATTGAAGGCATGGGATCGTGAATTAAAACGACGAGGAGGAGAACCATGAGCCAACCGATTGAAGAAACCGAGACCCGGCAGGTCGAGGCACTTAAAAAGTGGGCGACGATCGGCTATGCCCTACAGGCGGTGTCGTTTATTGTCGGGATCAGTTATATCGCCGCGCTGATCGTCGCCTACCTCAAGCTCCCCGAGGCGCGCGGCACTTGGCTGGAGTCCCATTATCTCTGGCAGATCCGGACTTTTTGGTACAGCCTGCTGTGGGGTGTCCTGGGGGGCATCTCCCTGATGTGGCTGGCGGGCTATATGATCCTGATCGCGGATATGATCTGGATGGTGTATCGGATCGTGGTGGGGTGGGTACGCTTGAGCGAGAATAAATCGGCGTATATTCAATCGCCGCCGGTCGGGGGGAGTTAATTCTGCCGGAATCGGTGGATGCGCTGCGCTTAAGAGGTTAAGCGCAGCGCATCCACCAAAACTGAACGCCTAGTCGATCCGGGCCTCCAGCTGATAAATGTTGGGGATCTGCTCCGGCGCGCTGATGCAGACGTCCAAATCCTTGAGCAGACCATCTTTGATGTCGTAAATCCAGCCGTGTACGGCCAGCGTCTGATTCCGTCGCCAAGCATTCTGGACGATGCTGGTGTGACACACGTTGGCGACTTGCTGGATCACGTTCAATTCGCACAGTCGGTCGGCTCTCCGCTCCTCGGGTTCGTCTTCCAGAAGTTGGAGGTTATGGTGATAGGTATCCTTGATGAAGCGCAGCCAGTTGTCGATCAATCCGTGGGAGCCGCATTGCATCGCCGCGAGCACCCCGCCGCAACCGTAGTGGCCGCAAACGATCACGTGCTTGACCTTGAGGACTTCCACCGCGTACTGGAGGACCGACAGCAGATTCATATCGCTGTGAATTACCAGATTGGCCACGTTGCGGTGCACGAACAACTCTCCCGGCAGCAGACCCACCACCTCGTTGGCCGGAATTCGGCTGTCGGAACACCCGATCCACAGGTACTCGGGCGATTGTCCCCGGGATAATCGCTGGAAGAATCCGGGATTTTCCTTCTCGATGGTTTTCACCCAGCGGCGGTTATTGTCGAACAAATGTTGCAGTAAACGCATGGATCGTCTCCTCAGGTCCGATTATCGAATGGCGGCTTTCGGTACATTGGATGCTACGCCGGTTACCGGCGGGGTATGGGGAGGAAGGCTTCCCTCGATGGGAAGGCCGATCAAGGTCAAGTGAATATTCTTGAACTTGGCCTCGCTTTTGAAGTTATCGAGGATCTCCAATACATCGTGGTCGATGTAGCGGGCGTTGGAGCCGTCGATGATGACTTTCTTGTACGGAGGAATGCGGTTCAATTCCTTGAGCAGGTTGGCCTTGTTCAAAAATGTGACCTGCTCGGCAAGGGTGATCTGGACGCGGTGATCGGCTTCCTCCTCGTGACGGTAGTAATCGATTTTGAAGTTTTCCAGGAGCAGGAAGAAAATCGCAGTCGCCATGCCGATGCCGACCCCGATCAGCAAATCGGTGAACACCAGGCCGGCGATGGTCACCATGAAAGGAATGAACTGATACCAGCCGTCCCGATACATGCGCGTGAACAATTGGGGCTTGGCCAGTTTGTAGCCCACCAGCAGCAGGATCGCCGCCAGGCTGGCCAGAGGAATCCTATTCAACAGGAAGGGAAAGAAAAAAGCGCTGACCAACAGAAAGGTACCGTGGACCATCGTCGCCATTTTGGTTCTGCCCCCGGCTTGAATATTGGCCGAGCTTCGCACGATCACCTGGGTAATGGGGAGGCCGCCGATCAGGCCGGATGCCATATTGCCGGCACCCTGGGCGATGAGTTCGAGATTGGTGGGGGTGACGCGTTTATGGGGGTCGAGCTTGTCCACCGCCTCCACCGAAAGCAGGGTCTCCAGGCTCGCCACCACGGCCACGATGACGCCCAGGGTAAAGATATGCGGATCGGTCACGGAGGTCAGGTCGGGGAAAGTAAAAAATTGCGGCAACTGACTCAAATCGTCCAGAACCGGCAGGGATACCAAATGTTCGCTGCGCACCGCCAGTTCAGGTGCGTACTGGTTGAAGGCCCAATTGACCACCGCCCCGGCGATCACCGCCATCAGGGGTCCGGGGAGCCACTGAAAAAGCTTTTGCCGTTTGAAGAACGGCATCTCCCAGGCGATCAAAATTGCCAAGCAAATGGCGCCGATCAGGGTGGCGCCCAGGTGGAATGCACCCAGCATGTCCACCAAGGCAGACAAGGTGGTCTCGCCGCCGGGTTCCACGAAAGCAGTATCTCCTTCCCAATCGGTGTCGTAACCCACCAGGTGGGGAATTTGCTTGAGGGCGATGATGATTCCGATGCCCGACAGCATGCCGGTGATGACCGAGGAGGGAAAGTAATAACCGATGATGCCGGCGCGGAGAAAGCCGAGGGCAATTTGCAACATGCCGCCCAGGACCACGGCCGTCAAGAAAGCTTCGAATCCTATCTGTCCGACCGCCTCGAAGACGATCACCGCCAACCCCGCCGCGGGACCCGAGACCCCCAGCGGCGAACGGCTGAGCAAGGGGATGATCAGGCCGCCGATGATACCGGCGATGATGCCGGAAGACAGGGGCGCGCCCGAGGCCAGGGCGATTCCCAGGCAAAGCGGCACCGCCACCAGAAAAACCACCAATCCGGCGGGAAGGTCGTAACGCAAATTACGCCAAATTTTTAAATCGTCGTTGCGTTGCTGTGCTGGCATCGCTTTCCTCCTTACGTTGTGGCCATACCGGCTATCTCCAATTTTGCTTAGAATAACCGCTTCGATGCATTAAAATAATTCGAAATTTCCAGCTAACCTTTCTATTTTTACGAAGTATCGTGTCGATACCATTCAATTACAAGCATTTGTACTATTTTTGGGCGACCGCTCACGAGGGAAGCCTGACCGCCGCCGCCCAGCGTCTGCATCTCACCCCGCAGACCATCTGCGGTCAGCTTCAAGCCTTGGAGGAACGCCTCAACGCCGAATTGTTTCGGCGCCAAGGAAGGAATCTGGTGTTGACCGAAATGGGAAAGACCGTCTGGCGTTACGCCGATGAAATTTTTTCCCTGGGGCGGGAATTGGCCGAGGAAGTCCATCGGCAAACGGTGGCGCATCAACAGCACTTCGTCGTCGGCTTGACCGAATTCTTGCCCAAACTCATTGCTTATCAATTATTACGGCCGGTTTACACTTTATCGGAGGAACTGAGAATCCATTGTCATGAGGATCGGCTGGAGAAGCTGTTGGGTGATTTGGCCGCTCATAAATTGGATTTGGTGTTGAGTGACCGGTCTTTGCCGGAGGATGCGCCGGTGAGGGCCTGTGATCGCTTATTGGGCAAGAGCGGGGTGAGTTTTTTCTCCGCTCCGGAGTTGGCCGATGTGTATGCCCGGGATTTCCCCCCCGGTTTGGACGGCGCGCCCATGTTGATGATGGCGCCCGATACCCCGCTGCGGGGACATCTCCAGCAATGGTTCGAGGAGCTGGGCGTGCAGCCCCGGGTGGTGGGGGAGTTCGACGACAGCGCGTTGCTCAAAGTTTTCGGTCAGGCCGGCGTGGGTATTTTCTGTGCTCCCACGATCTTGGAAAAGGAGATCGTCGCTCAATATCAGGTTAAGGTGATCGGCCGCACTGACCAAGTGAGGGTGCATTTTTATGCCATTTATCACGAACGGCGCTCGGATCATCCGGCGGTGTTGGCCATTTGCCGAGAGCAGCTGGAAGGCGAGCTGCGTTTTTAGGAGGCTTGATAGGCGAATAATTCACCGAGCGCCGGATTGATTATTGACCTCCGGATTGCCGCATGCTGCCGTGAAGATGATTCAGGGGTGTTCTTCGGCCTCTTCGCCGATCTGCCATAATTCTTCAGAAACTTCAATGATCTTGCCCGTGGCCGCGTCGACTTCGACCTTGGTTTCACGCCCCGATTCGTCGGCGATGTCGATCTCATAGGACGCATCGCCATTGGACTCGATCTCGTATTCGATCTCCCGGACGGTGCCGGGATAGCGTTTCAATGCGGTTTTTTTGGCCGTTTCCAGATCGACTTTCATTTTGGACCGGAAGCGGGGGTCGTTTTCCGATTCGACTTCACTTTCGGTTTCGAAGATTTTACCGGTGGCGGCATCGCACATGAACTCCCATTCATTGCCTGCGTCATCCCATAATTCGATTTCATAAGTGGGTTTGCCTTCGAAGTCGAGGCGTTCCACCTTCACGAACTTGCCTGATTTTTCTTTTTTCACCGCATCGAGACAACGATCCAAGGGGTCTTTTTCTGCCATGACGGCAGATGAAGCAAGCCCCAATACCCCGGCGATCGATATTGCTACGACCTTGTTCATGACATACACCTCCCAAAACGGTTGAAAATTCAGGCGATCATTTCCGGTCGCACCGCGCTGCCTACGTAAATAGTCTGTCGACCATGATGCGATAGTGAATAAACATCGACTATTTGTCAAACACATCGTGCAAATAAGCCAAGCGAGTCAGTTCCGCCAGGGTATCCACCTCCAGTTTGCGTTTTATTTGGGTGATATAGTTAGCCACGGTTTTGTTGCTGATGTGCAGTTTCTCGGCGATCTTATGGGTGGTGAGCCCGCGCGCGGCCAGGCAAAAAATCTCAAATTCACGATTGGAAAGGCAGCCCAGCAGGGTTTCTCCGGATGCGCCGCTGGCGTATTGCGCCACCAGTTGCTGAGCAATGGCGTCCACGACGTAACTTTGGCCTCGGGCGATTTTCAAAATCGCCTCGGGCAGGATTTCCGGATCGGCGTTTTTGGGAATATAGCCCTTGGCGCCTGCTTCCAGTGCGCGTTTGGCGTAAAGCGTTTCCTGGTGCATGGTGAAGATCAATATCTTGGCGTCGGGGTCCCGCGCCAGCAGGCGGCGAATCACCGCAAGCCCCCCGGCCCCCGGAATGGATAGATCCAGCACCATGACATCCGGCCGGTGCTTGAAATAGGCGTGATAGGCGTCGTGGCTGTCCCCGGCTTCGGCCACGATTTGGATTTCCGGGAATTGATCCAGCAGGAAACGGTACCCGGCCCGGACCACCGCGTGATCATCCACGAGCATGACGCGAATGGGCATTGGCATTTTCTTCCTCTTCTTCCTCGAATGGTAACCATACACACATCGTGAATCCCTGACCGGGTTCGGTGCGAATCTCGAATCGGCCCCCCAAGCTTTCCACCCGCTCCCGCATTCCCCGCAAGCCGCAACCTTGGGATGAATCGATCTTCGTGCCGCGGCCGTCATCTATGACTTTAATTCTCAGCCAGCGCCTACGGGGAACGTCGCTGGTTTGCCGGGTCAGGTTCACCCGAATTTCTTTGGCGTGGGCGTGCTTGAAGGCGTTGGTGAGGGATTCCTGGACAATCCGATAGACATGAATCTGGCTGTCCCGCGGAAAACGATCCACGATTTGGTCGCAGTTCAGATGGATCCGAGTGTCGGCCTGCTTTTCCCGCCAACCGGAAACCAAGGTGTCGATGGCCGCGGATAGGCCGAGATCGTCCAGCATCAGGGGGCGCAGTTTCTGGATCATCAGGCGAATGATGTCGAATAAATGATCCACGTTCGCGGTGATATTTTTTGCCGCATGAACGACCGGCTCGCGGTCGCTGCCTTTTTGGATCGATCGCGCCATTACCTTGATGGCGCTGAGGACCTGTCCCAATTCGTCGTGCAGTTCGCGGGCCAGCAGGCGCCGCTCTTCCTCTTCCACTTTCAGCAATTGGCGGGTTAGATTGCGGTTGTCGCTGCGGGTTTGTTCCAGCACGTCGACATAGTGGTTGAACGCCGCCGCGATCCGGTTGAAATCGGGGTCGGAAAAGCTGGGTAGGCGGCAATGGTAGTTTCCCTGCTCCAATGCCTGCAGTCCCTGCAGAATGGCGTCCACCGGCCGGAAGGCACGCCCCAGGACGATGGTCACGGCGATGAAGAATCCCAGCACCAGTAGGGCGAATAACCCTAAAAACACCCGCGTTTCGTGCCAGGCCTCGAGAAATTCGTCGCGGGGGTCGGCGACCAAAGTCACCCGCAGCCGACCGCCTTCGCGGATGGGGATCAACTGTTCGATCCGCAGAGGAGGCGGCTGGATCAGTTTGATAAACCAGCGGGGGATTTCGGGGTTGCCGTATTCGGGCGCGGGAGGTTCGGGGGCGAGAACCCGGTCGCGGGTCACATGAAGGCGGACGTGACGGAGTTGGTTCAGGCTCGCCAGCATCGCGATCCAGGGTTGCACCATGGACTCCGACAGCGGTCCTTGAAGGTAGGTGGCTTCCACGGTTCGGCGGGCCATTTCCATCGCTGAAACCGTTTCCTCGGCCACCGACTGGCGCACTCGGTGAATCACCAGAAAACTGCCGAGCGCCACGATGCCGATCAAAATGGCGGCAATGATCAGGTTGAGACGGGTTTTCAGACTGAAGTGTCGGAGCATCCCCTTATTTTCGGATAAATGGCGCCTCGAAAGCTATAGGAAAGTTTCCTGCTCCCATGGGGCGGACTCCTTGATCGCATGGGTTGGCGTCCTATCTATCGGCGCGGTTTTGTCCCGTGGATTTGCGGGGGGATATCGGTAACTCTCCTCCGGGGGCGGGCCCCATAATGGGTGCGGGATTGACGCCTGCCCGTAACCATAAAGGAGGATATGAATGAAAATAAAGCAAAGTCTGTCATTGAGCGGCGCCGTTGGCGTGGCGTTGCTCTCGGGCGCTACCGCCCTGCAGGCCAACGAAGGCCTGGTTCGTCTGTCCCAGGACGACAGCAATTGGGTGATGCCGACCAAAGATTATTCAGCGACCCACTATTCCAAGCTGGACCAAATCAATACCGCGAACGTTAAGAATCTCAAAGTCGCTTGGAGCTTCTCCACCGGCGTACTCCACGGTCACGAAGGCGGACCGTTGGTGGTGAACGACATCATGTATATCAATACGCCGTTCCCCAACACCGTTTATGCCTTGGATCTGGATGATCCCAACAAGGTTTTGTGGGAGTACAAACCCAAGCAAAGTCCGGCCGCTCGGGCGGTCGCTTGCTGCGACGTGGTCAACCGCGGGGTTGCCTACGCGCCGGCAGAGGCGGGCAAGCCCGCCAAGATCTTCCTGGGGCAATTGGACGGCAACCTGGTGGCCCTCGATGCCAAGAGCGGGGAAGAAGTCTGGAAGATGGAGGTGTGCGATATCCGCGTCGGCGCCACCATTACCCAGGCTCCCTTCGTGGTCAAGGACAAGGTGCTGGTGGGCTGTTCCGGGGCCGAACTCGGGGTGCGGGGTTACGTGTCCGCCTTCAATATCCACGACGGCAAGATGGAATGGCGCGCCTATGCCACCGGTCCGGACGAGGATATCCTGCTGTCGGAAAAATTCAACGAACAAACCCCGCAATACGGTCGCTTCGGTTTGGGCCTCAAAACCTGGGAAGGGGATGCCTGGAAGATCGGCGGCGGCACCAACTGGGGTTGGTATGCCTACGATCCCAAGCTGGATCGGATTTATTACGGTTCCGGCAATCCGGCGCCCTGGAACGAAACCATGCGTCCCGGGGACAATAAATGGACCATGACCATCTGGTCGCGCGATCCGGATACCGGTGAAGCCTACTTCGGCTATCAGAAAACCCCCCATGACGAATGGGATTACGCCGGGGTCAACTGGATGGCGCTCACCGAACAGCGGGTCAACGGCAAGAAAGTCCCGCTGCTGACCCATCCGGACCGGAACGGAATCATCTACAGCCTCAACCGCGACACGGGCGAACTGGTTCGGGCGGACAAGCTCGACGATACGGTCAACTGGGTCAAATACGTGGATCTCAAAACCGGGCAACCGGTGCGGGACCCGGAATATTCCACCCGGATGGACCATCAGGCCAAGAACATTTGCCCCTCGGCCATGGGTTATCACAACCAAGGCGTGGATTCCTACGATCCCGAGAAAGGATTGTTCTTCCTGGGGCTCAATCATATCTGCATGGACTGGGAACCGTTCATGCTGCCTTACCGGGCCGGTCAGTTCTTCGTCGGGGCCACCCTCAACATGTATCCCGGACCGAAAGGGGTGATGGGCTTCGTGCGCGCCTACGACGCCAAGACCGGCGAATACAAATGGACCGTGCCGGAGAAATTCTCGGTCTGGGGCGGCACCTTGGCGACCAAGGGAGATCTGGTCTTCTACGGCACTCTGGACGGCTGGATCAAGGCTTTGGATAGCCGCAGCGGCGATGAGTTGTGGAAGTTCAAGCTGCCTTCCGGGGTGATCGGCCATCCTGTCACCTATGAACATAACGGCAAACAGTACCTCGCCATCTACTACGGGGTCGGCGGTTGGCCCGGCGTCGGTCTGGTGTTCGACCTCAAGGACCCGTCCGCGGGTCTGGGCGCGGTGGGCGCCTTCAAGGAATTGGCCCACTACACCAAGATGGGCGGCGGCGTGATGGTATTCGCCTTGGATGAAACCTGATTAAGGTGTCATAAAACCACCCTCTCCCGCTGGCGGGAGAGGGTGGTTTGAATCAAAAAATGCCTTTCATTGCAATTAGATCCACCCTCTTCCTAACCTTCTCCCGCCAACGAGAGAAGGGACTCTATTTGAGTCATTCACGGACGGAGAAGGGATTAAGGCGATGACGTGCCTCGCAGGCTGGTACGGGAGATCGAGTTTGGAAACAGACTGTCAGTCAACACGCCCTGTCAAGAAGGCAAGGAGAAAATGAAACAACGATTATTGAGTACGCTGCTGCTTGTGTTGTTTTCCGGCTGCCAGACCGCCGATAACAGCGGTCTGGCCTCGCTGGAATCCGCGAAACCCTTGAGGGTTTGCGCCGGGGAAAACGAGCTGCCCTA from Methylohalobius crimeensis 10Ki harbors:
- a CDS encoding HAMP domain-containing sensor histidine kinase, with translation MLRHFSLKTRLNLIIAAILIGIVALGSFLVIHRVRQSVAEETVSAMEMARRTVEATYLQGPLSESMVQPWIAMLASLNQLRHVRLHVTRDRVLAPEPPAPEYGNPEIPRWFIKLIQPPPLRIEQLIPIREGGRLRVTLVADPRDEFLEAWHETRVFLGLFALLVLGFFIAVTIVLGRAFRPVDAILQGLQALEQGNYHCRLPSFSDPDFNRIAAAFNHYVDVLEQTRSDNRNLTRQLLKVEEEERRLLARELHDELGQVLSAIKVMARSIQKGSDREPVVHAAKNITANVDHLFDIIRLMIQKLRPLMLDDLGLSAAIDTLVSGWREKQADTRIHLNCDQIVDRFPRDSQIHVYRIVQESLTNAFKHAHAKEIRVNLTRQTSDVPRRRWLRIKVIDDGRGTKIDSSQGCGLRGMRERVESLGGRFEIRTEPGQGFTMCVWLPFEEEEEENANAHSRHARG
- a CDS encoding methanol/ethanol family PQQ-dependent dehydrogenase, which gives rise to MKIKQSLSLSGAVGVALLSGATALQANEGLVRLSQDDSNWVMPTKDYSATHYSKLDQINTANVKNLKVAWSFSTGVLHGHEGGPLVVNDIMYINTPFPNTVYALDLDDPNKVLWEYKPKQSPAARAVACCDVVNRGVAYAPAEAGKPAKIFLGQLDGNLVALDAKSGEEVWKMEVCDIRVGATITQAPFVVKDKVLVGCSGAELGVRGYVSAFNIHDGKMEWRAYATGPDEDILLSEKFNEQTPQYGRFGLGLKTWEGDAWKIGGGTNWGWYAYDPKLDRIYYGSGNPAPWNETMRPGDNKWTMTIWSRDPDTGEAYFGYQKTPHDEWDYAGVNWMALTEQRVNGKKVPLLTHPDRNGIIYSLNRDTGELVRADKLDDTVNWVKYVDLKTGQPVRDPEYSTRMDHQAKNICPSAMGYHNQGVDSYDPEKGLFFLGLNHICMDWEPFMLPYRAGQFFVGATLNMYPGPKGVMGFVRAYDAKTGEYKWTVPEKFSVWGGTLATKGDLVFYGTLDGWIKALDSRSGDELWKFKLPSGVIGHPVTYEHNGKQYLAIYYGVGGWPGVGLVFDLKDPSAGLGAVGAFKELAHYTKMGGGVMVFALDET